AACTGCCCCTTCTTCACATTGACCGGCTTCCCGGTCTTGGCCGCGGCCACCAGGAGATCGGTCTGGCGGGAGAGGAACGCCGGGATCTGGAGCAGGTCCACCGCGTCCGCCACGGCCGCCACCTGGCCGACGTCGTGGACGTCCGCCGTCACCGGCAGGCCGGTCGCGCCGCGGACCTTCTCGAGGATCCGCAGGCCCTCCTCCAGCCCGGGCCCCCGGAACGAGCGGCCCGAGGACCGGTTCGCCTTGTCATAGGATGCCTTGAAGATGAGCGGGAAACCCGCCCGCTGGCAGATGGCCTGGACCCGCTCCGCCACCCGGAGGGTGAAGTCCTCCCCCTCGATGACGCAGGGCCCGGCGATCAGCGCCAGCGGCTGCCCCGCGCCCACGCGAACCGCGCCGACCGCGACCGTGGTGGCTGGCATGTCACGCTTCACGCTTCGCCCGCTCCTGATGCTCCAGCGCCGCCGCGATGAACGCCCGGAACAGGGGGTGCGCGTCCCTCGGCCGGGACCGGAACTCGGGGTGGAACTGGCACCCAACGAAGTACGGGTGCTCCGGCAGCTCGATCATCTCGACCAGCTTCCCGTCGGGGGAGGAGCCGCACATCGCCATCCCGTGCTGCTCCAGGGCGGCCCGGTACTCGTTGTTGACCTCGTACCGGTGGCGGTGCCGCTCCGACACCTCGGCCACCCCGTACACCCCGGCCGCCCGCGACCCGGGCGCGAGCTGGCACGGGTACGCGCCAAGCCGCATCGTCCCCCCGAGGTTGGTCACCCCCTGCTGCTCCGGCATCAGGTCAATGACCGGGTGGGGCGCCTTGGGATCGAACTCGGTGCTGTTGGCCCCGGCGAGTCCGCAGATGTTCCGGCTGAACTCGATCACCGCGCACTGCATCCCCAGGCAGATGCCGAAGAAGGGGACCCGCTCTTCCCGCGCGTACTGGATGGCCGCGATCTTTCCCTCGATCCCCCGGACGCCGAACCCGCCGGGGACCAGGACCGCCTGCGCGTCGCGCAGGTGCGGCTTGGGGCCGTCGCGCTCCACCTGCTCCGCCTCCACGGAGCGGATCTCGACGCCGCAGTCATTGGCGATCCCCCCGTGGCCGATCGCCTCCATGAGGCTCTTGTAGGCGTCCTTCAGCCCCAGGTACTTCCCCACCACGGCGATTGTGACCCGCCGCGCCGGGTGCGTGACCTTCCGGACGATCTCCTCCCAGGGAGCGAGGTCCTGCGGGGTGGGAGGCAGGCGCAGCATGTCCACCAGGAGCTGGTCCAGCCCCTCGCCGTGGAGGAGCAGCGGCACCTCGTAGACCGTCTGGACATCCTTCGCGGTGATGACTGCCTTCTCCGAGACGTTACAGAAGAGGGCGATCTTCGCCTTGAGCTCCCGGGGGAGGGGCCGGTCGGTCCGGCAGAGGAGGACGTCCGGCTGGATCCCGATCTCGAGCAGCTCCTTCACGCTGTGCTGGGTCGGCTTGGACTTCAGCTCCCCCGCCGTGGGGACGTAGGGGACCAAGGTAAGATGGACGAAGACGGCGTTGTCGCGCCCCACGTCGGCCCGGAACTGGCGGATCGCCTCAAGGAACGGCAGCCCTTCGATGTCGCCGACCGTCCCCCCCACCTCCACGATGACCACGTCTACGCCCTTGGCGACCCGGTGGATGGCCCGCTTGATCTCGTCGGTGATGTGGGGGATGACCTGGACGGTCCCGCCCAGGTAGTCCCCGCGCCGCTCCTTGGTGATGACCGTGTGATAGATCTGCCCCGTGGTGACGTTGTTGAGCCGGCTGAGGCCAACCGTGGTGAAGCGCTCGTAGTGGCCCAGATCCAGGTCGGTCTCGGAGCCGTCGTCCGTGACGTAGACTTCCCCGTGCTGGAAGGGGTTCATGGTCCCCGCGTCCACGTTGATGTAGGGATCCATCTTGAGGAGCGTCACCTTGAAACCCCGCCCCTCCATCAGGGAGGCGATGGAGGCCGAGGCCAACCCCTTCCCCAGGGACGAGAGGACCCCGCCCGTCACAAAGATGAACTTGGTGTCCATACCCTCCTCTCGTTGAGTACGCGTTGCACCCGCGCCAGATCGTCCGGCGTATCCACCCCCACCGAGTCGTGCCGCGTCTCCACCACCTTGATCCGCACCCCGTGCTCCAGCGCCCGGAGCTGCTCGAGGCGCTCCGCCTCCTCGAGCGGCGTCGGCTTCCAGGCCGTGAACCGGAAGAGGAACGCGCGCCGGTACACGTAGAGGCCGATGTGCTTGCAGGGCCGCGCGCCTGCCCCCCGCTGGCTGTCCCGGCTGTGGGGCACGGGCGCCCGGGAGAAGTAGAGAGCGTAGCCCTCCAGGTCCCGGACCACCTTCACCACGTTGGGGTCGGTCAGGTCGCGCGGGTCCTCGATCTGCCGGCAGACCGTCCCCATCTCGAGGGCGGGGTCGGCGAAGAAGGGCTCCACGGCCTCGTCCACCATCTGCGGCGGGAGGAGCGGCTCGTCCCCCTGGACGTTCACGACCACGTCGCAGGCGACCTCCCGGATCGCCTCGGCGATCCGATCGGTCCCGGAGGGATGGTGGGGATCGGTCAGCACCGCCTCCGCCCCGAAGGCCCGGACGGCCGCGGCGATCCGCTCGTCGTCCGTCGCCACGAGGACCCGGTGCACGCTCTTCGCCTGGGCCGCCCGCTCCGCCACGTGCTGGACCATCGGCTTGCCGGCCAGGTCCGCCAGGACTTTCCCCGGAAACCGGCTGGAGGCGTACCGCGCCGGGATGACGGCGATGACCTTCATGTCCGGCTCCCCATCACAGACCCTCGGCCTCCACCAGACGCTTCACGGCCGCGAAGGTCTCCTCTGCCGCCGTGAGCGCCTCGCGGGCGTCCACTTCGCCGAAGATGGCGTGAGCCGGGAGGGCCAGCTCCTCGCTCCCGTACATGCTGCGCTCCCGGTCGTCCGCAAGCTTCCGCGACCGGTAGGTGATCAGGTCCACGTCCTTGGCAAACCAGTCCGGGAAGCGGTGGCGCTCCTGCTGGAGGATCGCCCCGACGTCGTGCCACTTGGGCGGATCCACCCCTACGAAGTTCAGCGCGGCCTTCAACGCCAACTCGAGGCATTCCTGGGCCTGGCGCACCGCAAAGGCCCAGGCCCCTTGCTCCCGCACGAAGCGCGCCGTCTGCAGCCGCAGCTCGGCCTGCCGCAGGTGGCCGAGCGCCATGTCCCGGTTGGTCATATCTCGAAGATCTCGCCATACCGGTAGTCCGGCTTGAGGTCCCAGTACCATTTCTGGCCGAACTGCCTCCGCTTTGCCCCCAGAGTCGCCAGCCGCTCACGCAGGCGCGCGAGAACGCCGGCGAAGAAGCCCTCGCGGTCGAACAGGATCCCCTCCTCCAGGGTCATGTCGAAATAGAGGCGGGAGGTGTGCCGGGCCTCCTCCCGCGTCCAGACCAGCGGGGAGAAGTCCACCCAGTAGCCTTCGCCCCGCAGTTTCCTGCGCTCCGGCTCGAGCGCCTCGGCCGCCTTCCGGAACAGGTCCAGGCGCTCGTGCCAGCGCTCCGGGAGCCGCTCAGCGACCACGAGCACATCAATGTCCGAGTCCCGCCGCGCCGCGCCGCGCGCCGCCGATCCGTAGAGGACCACCGACACGAGGTTCTCCCCCCAGGCCC
This DNA window, taken from Candidatus Methylomirabilis sp., encodes the following:
- the kdsA gene encoding 3-deoxy-8-phosphooctulonate synthase, translated to MPATTVAVGAVRVGAGQPLALIAGPCVIEGEDFTLRVAERVQAICQRAGFPLIFKASYDKANRSSGRSFRGPGLEEGLRILEKVRGATGLPVTADVHDVGQVAAVADAVDLLQIPAFLSRQTDLLVAAAKTGKPVNVKKGQFLAPQDAKNIVEKVVGAGNPHLLLTERGTTFGYNNLVADMRALPILRAFGCPVVFDATHSVQLPGGAGTASSGQREFVAPLARAAVAVGVDALFLEVHPDPDRAPSDGPNMIPLEVLSPLLGAVRRVREAVGDGS
- a CDS encoding CTP synthase, whose protein sequence is MDTKFIFVTGGVLSSLGKGLASASIASLMEGRGFKVTLLKMDPYINVDAGTMNPFQHGEVYVTDDGSETDLDLGHYERFTTVGLSRLNNVTTGQIYHTVITKERRGDYLGGTVQVIPHITDEIKRAIHRVAKGVDVVIVEVGGTVGDIEGLPFLEAIRQFRADVGRDNAVFVHLTLVPYVPTAGELKSKPTQHSVKELLEIGIQPDVLLCRTDRPLPRELKAKIALFCNVSEKAVITAKDVQTVYEVPLLLHGEGLDQLLVDMLRLPPTPQDLAPWEEIVRKVTHPARRVTIAVVGKYLGLKDAYKSLMEAIGHGGIANDCGVEIRSVEAEQVERDGPKPHLRDAQAVLVPGGFGVRGIEGKIAAIQYAREERVPFFGICLGMQCAVIEFSRNICGLAGANSTEFDPKAPHPVIDLMPEQQGVTNLGGTMRLGAYPCQLAPGSRAAGVYGVAEVSERHRHRYEVNNEYRAALEQHGMAMCGSSPDGKLVEMIELPEHPYFVGCQFHPEFRSRPRDAHPLFRAFIAAALEHQERAKREA
- the kdsB gene encoding 3-deoxy-manno-octulosonate cytidylyltransferase; the encoded protein is MKVIAVIPARYASSRFPGKVLADLAGKPMVQHVAERAAQAKSVHRVLVATDDERIAAAVRAFGAEAVLTDPHHPSGTDRIAEAIREVACDVVVNVQGDEPLLPPQMVDEAVEPFFADPALEMGTVCRQIEDPRDLTDPNVVKVVRDLEGYALYFSRAPVPHSRDSQRGAGARPCKHIGLYVYRRAFLFRFTAWKPTPLEEAERLEQLRALEHGVRIKVVETRHDSVGVDTPDDLARVQRVLNERRVWTPSSSL
- a CDS encoding HEPN domain-containing protein; protein product: MTNRDMALGHLRQAELRLQTARFVREQGAWAFAVRQAQECLELALKAALNFVGVDPPKWHDVGAILQQERHRFPDWFAKDVDLITYRSRKLADDRERSMYGSEELALPAHAIFGEVDAREALTAAEETFAAVKRLVEAEGL
- a CDS encoding nucleotidyltransferase domain-containing protein, producing MPVADTAHYRLAQRLAETLHRAWGENLVSVVLYGSAARGAARRDSDIDVLVVAERLPERWHERLDLFRKAAEALEPERRKLRGEGYWVDFSPLVWTREEARHTSRLYFDMTLEEGILFDREGFFAGVLARLRERLATLGAKRRQFGQKWYWDLKPDYRYGEIFEI